TTGAAAAACTTCAATATGTTCATCAGCATCTTGGGCTTTAGGATGAGCGACCTTAGCCAAGCTGGAAGCTTGATAAATTTGAAGATTTTCATCTAAGTAGCCCGGTGAGACATAAAATTTATCCAGGGCTTGCCAGTTTTCAGCTTGAAAGGCAGTTTCCTCTTCGAGTTCACGCTTGGCAGCAGTTAAGAGGTCTTCTCCAGGATCGACTAAGCCGGCCGGAATTTCTAAAATTGCCTTTTCAATAGCTTTACGGTATTGCTTGACCAGTAATAATTTATCATCATTAATCGCTAAAATTGCCACTGCGGGGGCATGGTGGATGATTTCACGATTGGCTTTTTCTTTATTTTGTAATTCCACCACGTGCTTTTCAACTTCAATCAAACTGCCTTGGTAAATGATTTCTTTATTGAGTGTTTTTTCACCGAATTCCATGAGGCTACCCCTTTTCTTTGCAATTAAATTCTTTTTTATTGTAACAAAAATCTCTCAGAATGGGTCAAGGTCTCTAATTCTTAAGCAGAACTTACATATTATTTGTTAAAAGCGTCTTTTTCAACTAGAATATAAACAGACAAAAATAAAGGAGGTAATCACTATGGGTTGGATTTGGTCCCTCATTGTTGGTGGTGTACTTGGTGCAATCGCTGGTGCCATCATTGGTAGAGACGTTCCCGGTGGAGTGATTGGAAATGTAATTGCAGGTATTCTCGGTTCCTGGCTAGGCGGAAAATTAATGTCTGGCTTCGGTCCAGAAATCGGCGGTTTTTACATTATTCCTACCCTACTAGGTGCCATTATTATTTTGCTCATCTATTACTGGCTGGCTAAGAAGCTAGGCTAATTAATTATCAATTAAAAAAGGCCCTGAGTCACTTGATTAGATTTTATGGTGACCCCAATAAGTTGGACTTTATATATAGTGAGTTGGCCTTTGGCCAGCTCTTTTTTGTTGCTTACAGTTCTTGCTTATTTCTTGCCGACACATTTACTCAGAAATTTAAACTTGTCAAGAGGAAGAGCGTAGCGGCTCTTGATAAGTTTAAAGTTTATGTGTAATCATTAAGCGGCGAAAGAAGCGTGATGAAGACGAAATTCTATAGGACTCCTAAAATCTAATTTTTCTTTGATTCTTTCACCATTGTAATAGATTATAAAATCTTCAATCGCTTGTGCTAATTCTTCAAAGGAATGATAAGTCCGACCATAGTAGACTTCTTGTTTTAGTAGACTAAAGAAATTCTCCATTGGCGAATTATCTAAGCAATTTCCTTTACGAGACATACTTTGAAAAATTCGGTGATCCTTCAAGAGCCGGGTGTAACTTTTCATTTGATAGGCCCAGCCCTGATCAGAATGAAAGGTTCTTCTGTATGGACATAATTTACTTGCTTCAATGGCAGCTTGTAGCCCCTCCAACATGCTTTGTCCATTAGGCTGATGTGTTATCTTAAAAGAAATAATTTCTCGATTAAATAGATCCATGTAAGGATCTAAATAGAGTTTTCCAGTTTGATAATTCCCAGAATCATCGGCATAGTAGTATTTAAATTCTGTTGTGTCTGTTGTTATTTTTTGATAAGGAATGGTCGAATCAAACCGCCGGTTGATACGATTTGGCGCTATCTCTCCAATCGTTCCTTTGTAGGAATTATATTTTCTTGTCTTTCTAGTATAGCTAGTGACCTGTATCCCCATAATTTTCATTAGGCGTTGAACTTTGTTTTTACTGACCTTATAACCACGGGAAAGCAGTTCAGCTCGCATTCTTCGATAACCATAATCCTTATGGGTTTCTCTGATGTCTTTCATTTCCTCTTTTAAATCGGCATCCTTATCAATTTCCTCATCTTTATTTTTCCAATAAAAGTAGGTCGATTTAGGAAACTTTAAAACGCTAAGAATATCTTTTAAAGCATATTTTTCATCATGGAGACGTGTGATTTCGGTCACTATTTCTTCTTTTCTCGCTTGACTCTTTGAGCCACACGTCTCCTCAATCCTTTTAAAAATTTGTTCTCAATTTCTAAATCCGTAATCCGTTGTTCAAGTTCCTTTATTTTTGCTTCACTTAACTGATTGGTTTCGCTGCTATCCTTTATTTGATTGATTTGTGATTTCTTTTTAGACACTTTAGGTGGCCTTCCTTTCCTCGCGGAAAGGCCATCAAGTCCTCTTTCATGATAAGCTCTTCGCCAATTAGCGATTAGACTTGGATTATTCATGTTTAATGAATTGGCCAATTCGCGATAACTCATTTCCGTACTTTCATACAATTCTATCGCATTTAATTTGAATTCAACAGTATAAACCTGTTGAGTCCGCCTTTTCTTTAAACCATCTACACCAAATTCATAATAGTTATTAACCCACCTTCGTAAAATAGAAGGATCTATTCCTGCTTTATTAGCTAAGGTTCGATAACTTCCTTTTTTCGCAATATAGTCTCCTACTAAATTCAGTTTAAATTCTAATGAATATTTAGACATAAAAATAACCCCCAAAAGTTGAATTCTTAGTCCAACTTTTGGGGGTCACTACATTTTAATCAGTGACTCAGGGCTTTTTGCTTTTCTTAATGGCTGCTATTTATCAGCGCTTAAAGCCGCCATAGTGACATAGTTATAAGGTTGGTTATAGTGAGGCAAGAAGAAGATATCTAGGAGTTGTAATTTATCCATGGTTAATTCTTCTTGGATTGCTAAGGAGAACATGTGGATTAATTGGTGCATATCGTAATGAGAAGCTAATTGGGCACCTACGATCCGGTTACCTTCTTCAGTATAGACAATCCGAATTTTTACCTTTTCATTCTTTTCTTCTGGCATAAAGCCTGGTAATTGTAAGTCTTCATAGTCAACAAATTTCACTGGAATATCGGCTTTTTTCGCAGCCTTAATACTTAAACCGGTGGAAACTAATTTCAAGTCAAAGATTTCAATTCCGTTAGAGCCTTGGACGCCAGCGCCGTCAATGGCAGTCCCTGCTGCATTATGGGCACCAACGATTCCGGCACGAACTGCATTACTTGCTAAAGCAATATAGGTAGTATCTTGCAAAGCATTGGAATAGTTGGTTGCACAGTCGCCCACAGCATAAACATCTGGGTCAGAGGTTTGGAAACCACGGTTTACTAAATATGCGCCATTACCGAAACGTTCCAGGTAGTCTTCACCAAGGTTTGAATTAGGTCTAAAGCCGATACAGTTAATCACAGCATCCACTTCATATTGGCCTTTATCGGTTTTTAGTCCAGTGACCCGTCCATTTTCACCTAAATATTCTTGGGCGAATTCACCGTAATGGGTCTCAATCCCGTTTTCTTTAAGGTTTTCATCCATTAATTGGGAGAACTCTTTGTCATAGTAGGAAGCCAAACAAGTATCTTCAGCATCGAATAATAATACATTCTTACCACGACGTCTTGCTGCTTCAGCAATTTCTACCCCAATATAACCGGCACCAATAACTGCTACGGTATCAACGCCTTCTTTGCTGAGTTCTTGGTCAACCGCTTGGCCTTCTTGGAAGAGTTTTAAGAAGTGAATGCCATCTAAGTCTTTACCAGGTAAGTTAGGAGCAATTGGTGCAGACCCTTCAGCAAGAATTAATTTGTCATAAGATTCTTCAATTTCTTGCCCATCTTTTGTTTTGGCATAAACGACCTTCTTATCAAAATCAACCTTTTCCACATTAGTTTCCAAAGAAATTTTAGCACCTTTGGCTTCAAAATCTTCTGGTTTAGTATAGAAAAGTCCTTCATAGCCATCGATTTGGCGACCTACCCATAAGGCAGTCCCGCAGCCTAAATAACTTAAGTTTGAGTTACGGTCAAGCATGACTAATTCATTGCCTTCTCCATAATTATCTAAAATAGTATTTGCCGCTGCAATCCCAGCATGGTTTGTACCAACAATTACAAATTTCATTTTGCTACCTCCTAAATTTTGTACTATTTTCTACATGTTTATTATATCACGAAGTCATGTAAGCGCTATTTATATTAGCAAATTAGCGTAAAATCAAGGTAAAAAGACACAATTTGTATTTATTTTCACTAACTAGATACAATTATTGTTTATTTTATAACTAAATTAACTTTCCACTTTCCTTTTTTGTTTTTATTTACCCTCTTCTATGGATTAGACAAAAAAACTACCCCAATCAAGCTAGTAATCTGATTGGAATAGCTTATTCATTTATTGAACGTTCACCGCTTGAGGGCCTCTTTGTCCCCAAGCAATTTCAAAAGCTAGAAGATCATTGACCAGCATTTTTTCATAGTCAGCTGCCTGTAAGGCAGTCCGGTGGATAAAAACTTCTTTTTCAAAATAGGGATGAAGGACTTGAATAAAACCATAGCCACGTTTTTCATCGTATGACTTTAAAATTCCTTGGTACATGACTAATCTTCCTCTTTGACTAGTGCTTCAGGGAAGTTTTTAAGGACGATATCAGCACAACGTTGGCAAAGACTTTCTGCTCCTTCAACACTACCTACTGAAGGATAAACGCCCCGGCAACGGTCACACACCTTACCATCAGCCGGAACGATGGCAATGGCATAGTCCTCGTAATCGGCGGCTTGGTCACCTGCTTCTTGATAGTCTTTAATTTCTAACTGGGAAACAATCAGATAAGTTTTTAGGTCTTCCCCAATGCTTTCCAAGAATTGGCGACTATCTTCCTTAGCATAAACAATGACCTTGGCCTCTAAAGACTTACCGATCACTTTTTCGTTACGGGCGCTTTCTAAGCTATGGTTAACGTCACCTCTAAAGTTAAAGAATTTTTCCCATTTTGCTTTTAATGCTTCAGCATTGCTATAGTCTTCTACTTTAGGGAAGTCTGCTAATTGGACATAGTCCTCAGCTTCACCCATGTAGGACCAAATTTCTTCTGTGGTATGGGGAATAATTGGAGTAAGCAGGATAGTCATTTTCTTTAACACTTCGTACATTACCGTTTGCATGTTGCGCCGTTTAGGATCATCGGCTAAGAGAATATAAGTAACATCCTTGGAATAGTCCAAATAGAAACTAGACATGACTTGGGTGAGGAAATTAATGATTTCTTGGTAAATACTGTTGAAATCATAATGATTGTAGTAATCAATGACATGGTCAACTAATTCATTAAGTAGGACCAAGATATATTGATCAATACTGTCAAGGTCATCATAAGCGACATAATTTTCTTTGGCATCGAAGTCAAAGAGATTTCCTAAAGTAAAGCGCAAGGTATTCCGGATCTTCCGATAAGACTCAGCCACTTGACCCAGGATATCATCAGAAATACGAACATCATAGCGGGAATCTACTGAAGCCACCCAGAGGCGTAAAATATCTGCCCCACGTTGGTCACAGACATCATTAGGAGAGACGGTGTTTCCTAATGACTTACTCATTTTACGTCCTTCCCCATCGTTAACAAAGCCTTGGGAAACGACTTCCTTATAAGGCGCATGGTCATTAACGGCAACAGAAGTTAAGAGACTAGAATTAAACCAACCACGGTATTGGTCAGACCCTTCCAGATACATATCTGCTGGATAGGAAAGTTCATCTCGAGTTTGTAAAACCCCAGCCCATGATGAACCTGAGTCAAACCAAACATCCATAATGTCATTTTCCTTGGTGAATTGACCATTAGGCGAATGTTCATTTTCGTAACCCTCTGGAAGTAAGTCCTTGGCTTCTTTTTCAAACCAAATATTTGACCCATGTTCTTCGAAGAGCTTGGCTACATGGTCAATGGTTTCTTCGCTAATGATCGGTGTGCCGTCTTCTGCATAGAAAATAGGTAGTGGAACTCCCCAAACCCTTTGTCTAGAGATGACCCAGTCACCCCGGTCGCGAATCATGTTATAGATCCGGTGTTGACCAGAAGGATGCCACCAAGTCACTTCATTATTGATAACATCTAGGGTCTTTTCACGTATTTTATCTACTGAACAGAACCATTGAGGGAGGGCTCTAAAAATAACTGGTTTCTTGGTCCGCCAGTCATGGGGATAACTATGGACAAAGTATTCTACCTTTAATAAGGTGCCATTTTTAGTCATTTTATCAATGACTAAGTCGTTCCCTTCTTCGTAGAAGATCCCTTCTAAGCCTTCAGCTTCATCAGTAAAACACCCTTGGTCATCCACAGGGGACAAGACATCTAAGCCATATTTAACCCCGACATAGTAGTCATCTTCCCCATGACCAGGCGCCGTATGAACTAAACCAGTACCTGATTCAGTGGTCACATGGTCCCCCAGGATGAGTAGTAATTCGCGGTCATAGAATGGGTGGTTGGCCTTCATCAATTCCAGATCTTGACCTAAGACTCTATCTTCAACATGATAATCGGCCCATTGGAATTTTTCTGCTAAACTTTCTAGCAATTCGCTAGCAACGACATAGTGATGACCATTGACTGCCACTAAACTGTATTCGATTTGTGGATGAACTGCAATAGCTTCACTAGCAGGCAAGGTCCATGGTGTGGTGGTCCAGATAATAAATTCAGTATCCTCTGGTAATTTGCCCTTAGTATCCTTGGCCTTGAAGGCAGCATAGATACTTGGGGTTTCCACGTCTTTATATTCAATTTCCGCCTCAGCTAAGGTCGATTCACTTGAAGGTGACCAATAGACCGGTTTATTCCCCCGATAAATTAAGCCCTTCTTAGCCATTTCACCAAAAACACGAATTTCTTGGGCTTCAAACTTTTTAGTATAGGTAATATAAGGGTCTTCCCAATCCCCTTGTCCCCCTAAGCGTTTAAAGTCTTGGCGTTGGCTATCGATTTGTTGGCTCGCGTAATCTTGACAGATCTGACGAAATTCAGCTGTCGACATTGACTTACGGTCCACTCCTGAATTAGTCACCGCTTGTTCAATCGGTAGGCCGTGGGTATCCCAGCCAGGCACATAGGGACTATAGTAGCCCTGCATGTTTTTAGAACGGACAATGATATCCTTGGTAATCTTATTTAAAGCATGACCAATATGAATATTTCCATTGGCATAGGGAGGGCCATCATGGAGCACAAAGGGTTCATTGTCCTTATTTTGGCTCAAACGTCTTTCATAGACCTGATTTTCTTCCCATTCTTTTTGACGTTCTGGTTCTTTTTTGGGTAAATTTCCCCGCATAGGAAACTTCGTTTTTCCTAAGTTTAAAGTATCTTTCATTTTCATATATCAATTGCTTCCTCTCATTAAAATAAAAAAACACACCGCCCAAAGGGACGATGTGTGCTCGTGGTACCACCCAATTTTACAGATAAAGTTCTGCCTTAAAGTCTTAACGCAACTAACGGCCCAGCTTACTCTACATGTTCAGCTAAACAGGTCAACAGATGATAATCTAAGGCCATAATCATCTATCTCGCACCCCACATAGACTCGCTCAGATTAAAGTACCTTAAACCGTGTTCTGTTATAAATCTTATTGCAATCAATTATACGCAAGAAAAGCTAAATTTTCAACTTCAAAATAGATCCCATTTGCTCAGTTTTAATTATCGCTATCCAGTTTCTCTGCTTCTTCATCAAATAGTTTTTGTGCCTCTTCAGGCATTTGCGCCGGTTGGTCACCAGAAGCTTGGTCAAAAAATTCTTTTTGAGCTTGTTTATGCTTAGCCTCATCCAAAGCTTCTTGGTAGAGTTGGTCAGCTTCCTGGTTACGTACCTGGAAACTCTCCTCAGCTAGGACTTCGTCCAATACCGGTGTCTCCACTTTTTCTTCTTCTTGATCTTCAAAGAGTTCTTGCCATTGCGGATCATCTAAAACTTCTTTTGCATTATTAATCAAGCCTTGCATTTGGAAGATGTAGTAACGCGACATTTCCCTGAGCCGTGATTTCTCTTTAACAATGGTATTGGCTTTATCCGCTGCCGTTTGTAGGAGTTTTTGGGCTTCCGATTCGGCTTTTTGAATAATAAGATCAGCCTCATTCAAGCTATCCGCGCGCACCCGGTCAGCGGCTTGTTGGGCAACTACTATAGACCGATTCACTGAGGCTTCTCGTTCACGATATTCATCGAGCTGGTTATTGACATCGTATAATTCTTGTTGCAAATATTGATTATTGGTCTCCAGATTATCCATGACCATGGAAAGCTCTT
This genomic window from Aerococcus sp. Group 1 contains:
- a CDS encoding NUDIX hydrolase yields the protein MEFGEKTLNKEIIYQGSLIEVEKHVVELQNKEKANREIIHHAPAVAILAINDDKLLLVKQYRKAIEKAILEIPAGLVDPGEDLLTAAKRELEEETAFQAENWQALDKFYVSPGYLDENLQIYQASSLAKVAHPKAQDADEHIEVFQLSFEEVQAAIEKGDICDMKTIYAVKQWEIIKLRGETK
- a CDS encoding GlsB/YeaQ/YmgE family stress response membrane protein — protein: MGWIWSLIVGGVLGAIAGAIIGRDVPGGVIGNVIAGILGSWLGGKLMSGFGPEIGGFYIIPTLLGAIIILLIYYWLAKKLG
- a CDS encoding IS3 family transposase (programmed frameshift) gives rise to the protein MSKYSLEFKLNLVGDYIAKKGSYRTLANKAGIDPSILRRWVNNYYEFGVDGLKKRRTQQVYTVEFKLNAIELYESTEMSYRELANSLNMNNPSLIANWRRAYHERGLDGLSARKGRPPKVSKKKSQINQIKDSSETNQLSEAKIKELEQRITDLEIENKFLKGLRRRVAQKSQARKEEIVTEITRLHDEKYALKDILSVLKFPKSTYFYWKNKDEEIDKDADLKEEMKDIRETHKDYGYRRMRAELLSRGYKVSKNKVQRLMKIMGIQVTSYTRKTRKYNSYKGTIGEIAPNRINRRFDSTIPYQKITTDTTEFKYYYADDSGNYQTGKLYLDPYMDLFNREIISFKITHQPNGQSMLEGLQAAIEASKLCPYRRTFHSDQGWAYQMKSYTRLLKDHRIFQSMSRKGNCLDNSPMENFFSLLKQEVYYGRTYHSFEELAQAIEDFIIYYNGERIKEKLDFRSPIEFRLHHASFAA
- the nox gene encoding H2O-forming NADH oxidase, whose translation is MKFVIVGTNHAGIAAANTILDNYGEGNELVMLDRNSNLSYLGCGTALWVGRQIDGYEGLFYTKPEDFEAKGAKISLETNVEKVDFDKKVVYAKTKDGQEIEESYDKLILAEGSAPIAPNLPGKDLDGIHFLKLFQEGQAVDQELSKEGVDTVAVIGAGYIGVEIAEAARRRGKNVLLFDAEDTCLASYYDKEFSQLMDENLKENGIETHYGEFAQEYLGENGRVTGLKTDKGQYEVDAVINCIGFRPNSNLGEDYLERFGNGAYLVNRGFQTSDPDVYAVGDCATNYSNALQDTTYIALASNAVRAGIVGAHNAAGTAIDGAGVQGSNGIEIFDLKLVSTGLSIKAAKKADIPVKFVDYEDLQLPGFMPEEKNEKVKIRIVYTEEGNRIVGAQLASHYDMHQLIHMFSLAIQEELTMDKLQLLDIFFLPHYNQPYNYVTMAALSADK
- a CDS encoding cold-shock protein; protein product: MYQGILKSYDEKRGYGFIQVLHPYFEKEVFIHRTALQAADYEKMLVNDLLAFEIAWGQRGPQAVNVQ
- the ileS gene encoding isoleucine--tRNA ligase, yielding MKMKDTLNLGKTKFPMRGNLPKKEPERQKEWEENQVYERRLSQNKDNEPFVLHDGPPYANGNIHIGHALNKITKDIIVRSKNMQGYYSPYVPGWDTHGLPIEQAVTNSGVDRKSMSTAEFRQICQDYASQQIDSQRQDFKRLGGQGDWEDPYITYTKKFEAQEIRVFGEMAKKGLIYRGNKPVYWSPSSESTLAEAEIEYKDVETPSIYAAFKAKDTKGKLPEDTEFIIWTTTPWTLPASEAIAVHPQIEYSLVAVNGHHYVVASELLESLAEKFQWADYHVEDRVLGQDLELMKANHPFYDRELLLILGDHVTTESGTGLVHTAPGHGEDDYYVGVKYGLDVLSPVDDQGCFTDEAEGLEGIFYEEGNDLVIDKMTKNGTLLKVEYFVHSYPHDWRTKKPVIFRALPQWFCSVDKIREKTLDVINNEVTWWHPSGQHRIYNMIRDRGDWVISRQRVWGVPLPIFYAEDGTPIISEETIDHVAKLFEEHGSNIWFEKEAKDLLPEGYENEHSPNGQFTKENDIMDVWFDSGSSWAGVLQTRDELSYPADMYLEGSDQYRGWFNSSLLTSVAVNDHAPYKEVVSQGFVNDGEGRKMSKSLGNTVSPNDVCDQRGADILRLWVASVDSRYDVRISDDILGQVAESYRKIRNTLRFTLGNLFDFDAKENYVAYDDLDSIDQYILVLLNELVDHVIDYYNHYDFNSIYQEIINFLTQVMSSFYLDYSKDVTYILLADDPKRRNMQTVMYEVLKKMTILLTPIIPHTTEEIWSYMGEAEDYVQLADFPKVEDYSNAEALKAKWEKFFNFRGDVNHSLESARNEKVIGKSLEAKVIVYAKEDSRQFLESIGEDLKTYLIVSQLEIKDYQEAGDQAADYEDYAIAIVPADGKVCDRCRGVYPSVGSVEGAESLCQRCADIVLKNFPEALVKEED
- a CDS encoding DivIVA domain-containing protein, which encodes MQAKQVREKTFNSKMRGYDKKEVDAYLKELSMVMDNLETNNQYLQQELYDVNNQLDEYREREASVNRSIVVAQQAADRVRADSLNEADLIIQKAESEAQKLLQTAADKANTIVKEKSRLREMSRYYIFQMQGLINNAKEVLDDPQWQELFEDQEEEKVETPVLDEVLAEESFQVRNQEADQLYQEALDEAKHKQAQKEFFDQASGDQPAQMPEEAQKLFDEEAEKLDSDN